Proteins from a single region of Pseudopedobacter saltans DSM 12145:
- a CDS encoding DUF7669 domain-containing protein, translating into MIKEAVENLNGQLSYSDIKEYINSKWTDVNQDTITAQIIVLSVNHDSRIHYPENHKPRLTNSNSPYDLLFNINRGKVEKYDINKHGIWEIYKDATEKLGIKKFEKAPTINTFLFAWNPDKWKWTTLEQSIEQLENSGKVTERWSCVSHKTIKPGDRAFLVRLGSEPRGIFAAGYVVSEPFLSKHWSGEDKDVYRVLIDFEVLLNPEREPILTLDILKTGNLEKQQWTPQSSGISIKPEVVEELEAVWFDFLTTQNIRLNPYAPSDNENTKTYTEGTANQITQTRYERNPHARVACINHYGYSCSVCEFDFEKRFGELGKNFIHVHHLTQVAAVGKTYQVDPINDLRPVCPNCHAMLHRQNPPLRIEELKIWLT; encoded by the coding sequence ATGATAAAAGAAGCTGTTGAAAATCTCAACGGACAGCTTTCATATTCGGACATCAAGGAATATATAAACAGTAAATGGACAGATGTAAATCAAGACACAATTACTGCTCAAATAATTGTTCTTTCTGTAAACCATGACTCAAGAATTCATTATCCTGAAAATCACAAACCAAGATTAACAAACTCTAATTCGCCTTACGACTTGTTGTTTAACATTAACAGAGGAAAGGTAGAAAAATACGATATTAATAAGCACGGAATTTGGGAAATCTATAAAGACGCAACTGAGAAGCTTGGAATTAAAAAATTTGAAAAGGCTCCAACAATTAATACGTTTCTTTTTGCATGGAACCCTGACAAATGGAAATGGACAACTCTTGAGCAAAGTATCGAGCAACTTGAAAACAGCGGAAAAGTAACAGAAAGATGGAGTTGTGTAAGTCACAAGACAATCAAACCAGGAGACAGAGCATTTTTAGTGAGACTTGGTTCAGAACCAAGAGGGATTTTTGCAGCAGGTTATGTTGTATCAGAACCTTTTTTATCTAAACATTGGAGTGGTGAGGACAAGGATGTTTATCGTGTTCTAATTGATTTTGAAGTTTTATTAAATCCTGAAAGAGAACCTATTTTAACATTGGACATTTTAAAGACTGGAAATTTAGAAAAACAACAATGGACACCACAATCTTCAGGCATTTCAATCAAACCTGAAGTTGTTGAAGAATTAGAAGCCGTTTGGTTTGACTTTTTGACAACTCAAAACATTAGGCTCAACCCTTATGCACCATCAGACAATGAGAATACGAAAACTTACACAGAAGGTACAGCAAACCAAATAACACAAACTCGATATGAACGAAATCCACATGCAAGAGTAGCATGTATTAACCACTACGGTTATTCATGTTCAGTTTGTGAATTTGACTTCGAAAAACGCTTTGGAGAACTTGGTAAAAATTTTATTCATGTTCATCACTTGACACAAGTTGCGGCAGTAGGTAAAACTTATCAAGTTGACCCCATAAACGATTTACGACCTGTTTGTCCTAACTGCCATGCAATGCTACACAGACAAAACCCTCCATTGAGAATAGAAGAATTAAAAATATGGTTGACGTGA